One window from the genome of Dermacentor silvarum isolate Dsil-2018 chromosome 5, BIME_Dsil_1.4, whole genome shotgun sequence encodes:
- the LOC119453600 gene encoding PHD finger protein 10, with product MSMDGSEAWPAPSFGSEEAPAAGDGDSQGSNENATSSASGAGTFLQPHVPKLSLTATSSAVSATASLPEKPPDVDGRPATTADGVAVFEEDTRSSWNLEPPSSGATTPSGPTVPKDAEDEEAALEEREPSSSCAGGGGGDVPCTKSATASDSSGGENRERTPVVSFAPTVVDCDSQNSGSSVKSGAGGRKRFSDDEVTSEASTTITADKLFEYHWPQDCGDAYMLQEQVCEFLNVKSFKRKHPDLIRRMVEFDEKEFLKEHGVVTMTMCDLGLTALRADDVVDLFMRDYPEKYQEYVNYIRERDKQNTVEKHRGYSAVSIEKCKMADFVRKAVASTAEYNKHLNEERREERRSCFDLQTFTIQYPSRKIPKVEVMPTNRRRYPVALIPGQYQDHYRVYTPQELKYLPISTVLYGPPQEIGSVYTHPGSDGSQSESEDSSGSDGSSCSSSSGGSSPASDMDTSAPTGPNFCKVCANADSSKEGEELISCSECGKVGHVTCLDILPEMAAAIKSYRWQCMDCKMCNVCMATDNEDKMMFCDRCDRGYHSFCVGMKSVPAGRWICRLCGRCATCNINTPGPEGPRVQWHHEYGKGPSPVDHKRSVTIYCQNCYRQRKGR from the exons ATGTCCATGGATGGTAGCGAGGCCTGGCCCGCGCCGAGCTTCGGCAGCGAAGAGGCACCTGCGGCGGGCGACGGCGACTCTCAGGGCTCGAACGAGAACGCGACGTCGTCGGCATCGGGCGCCGGTACCTTTCTGCAGCCGCACGTACCCAAGCTAAGCCTAACAGCGACCTCTTCAGCGGTCTCCGCAACGGCTTCGCTACCGGAGAAACCGCCCGACGTCGATGGACGCCCGGCGACCACTGCCGACGGTGTTGCCGTGTTCGAAGAGGACACGCGGAGCTCGTGGAACCTAGAGCCTCCGTCTTCGGGCGCAACGACGCCGTCAGGCCCGACGGTGCCCAAAGACGCCGAAGACGAAGAGGCCGCCCTCGAAGAGCGCGAGCCGTCGTCGTCTTgcgcaggcggcggcggcggggatGTGCCTTGCACCAAGTCGGCCACGGCGTCGGACTCGAGCGGCGGCGAGAATCGGGAGCGTACGCCGGTCGTGAGCTTCGCGCCGACCGTGGTGGACTGCGACTCGCAGAACAGCGGCAGCAGCGTCAAGAGCGGCGCCGGTGGCCGCAAGCGCTTCTCGGACGACGAGGTGACATCCGAAGCCTCCACGACCATCACGGCCGACAAGCTGTTCGAGTACCACTGGCCACAGGACTGCGGCGACGCCTACATGCTTCAGGAGCAG GTGTGCGAGTTCTTGAATGTCAAGTCGTTCAAGCGGAAGCACCCAGATCTCATCCGACGGATGGTAGAATTTGATGAAAAGGAGTTTCTGAAGGAGCACGGCGTTGTGACGATGACCATGTGTGACCTTGGACTGACTGCCCTTCGTGCCGATGATGTGGTCGATCTGTTTATGCGTGACTATCCTGAAAAGTACCAGGAATACGTCAACTACATCCGCGAGCGGGACAAGCAGAATACGGTGGAGAAGCACCGCGGCTACTCAGCCGTGTCGATCGAGAAGTGCAAGATGGCCGACTTCGTCCGCAAGGCCGTCGCCTCCACTGCCGAGTACAACAAACACCTCAACGAGGAACGTCGGGAAGAGCGACGTTCGTGCTTTGACCTCCAGACTTTCACAATCCAGTATCCGTCGCGCAAGATACCAAAGGTTGAAGTAATGCCGACCAACCGGCGGCGGTACCCCGTTGCATTAATACCGGGACAGTACCAGGATCACTACCGGGTTTACACGCCGCAAGAGCTAAAGTATTTACCGATAAGCACGGTTCTCTACGGACCGCCCCAGGAGATCGGCTCTGTCTATACGCACCCGGGGTCAGATGGAAGCCAATCCGAGTCTGAAGACAGCTCCGGGTCAGACGGGTCATCTTGTAGCAGTTCAAGTGGTGGAAGCTCACCTGCCTCAGACATGGACACGAGCGCCCCAACGGGACCCAATTTCTGCAAGGTCTGCGCCAATGCCGACAGCTCAAAGGAAGGTGAGGAGCTCATATCATGCTCCGAGTGCGGGAAGGTGGGTCACGTGACGTGCCTCGACATACTACCGGAGATGGCGGCGGCCATCAAGTCTTATCGGTGGCAGTGCATGGACTGCAAGATGtgcaacgtctgcatggcgaCGGACAACGAGGACAAGATGATGTTTTGTGACCGGTGCGATCGTGGTTACCACAGCTTCTGTGTGGGCATGAAGTCCGTGCCAGCAGGCCGCTGGATCTGTCGGCTGTGTGGTCGGTGTGCGACGTGCAATATCAACACGCCCGGCCCGGAGGGACCCAGGGTCCAGTGGCACCACGAGTACGGGAAAGGTCCGAGCCCCGTCGACCATAAGCGGAGTGTGACCATCTATTGCCAAAACTGCTACCGACAACGAAAAGGCCGGTGA
- the LOC119453601 gene encoding intraflagellar transport protein 27 homolog isoform X2: protein MTNILRVKCAVIGDAAIGKTALIQVFLHDRSYFPKNYSMELYLYDCSGKEVYLDFVQELWADAPLAIIMFDTCSEPSFQHVSTWASRLSKNSTCGPKIGVLVGMKADLKERRRVSPKEGQDMAERIGFHYLESSAKEAEGVQEPFFYLASQWHKTHNEKGELQEDTL, encoded by the exons ATGACCAACATTCTGCGCGTGAAATGCGCCGTTATTG GAGACGCTGCTATCGGCAAGACGGCCCTTATCCAAGTCTTTCTACACGACCGCAGCTATTTTCCAAAGAACTATTCAATG GAGCTCTACCTGTACGACTGCTCTGGGAAAGAAGTCTACTTGGATTTTGTCCAGGAGTTG TGGGCAGATGCACCTCTGGCCATAATAATGTTCGACACGTGTAGCGAGCCTTCGTTCCAGCACGTCTCAACCTGGGCCTCGAGGCTCTCAAAAAACAGCACCTGCGGTCCTAAAATTG GTGTTTTGGTGGGAATGAAAGCAGACCTCAAGGAACGTCGCAGGGTTTCTCCCAAGGAAGGTCAGGACATGGCTGAGCGGATCGGTTTCCACTACCTGGAGTCGTctgcg AAGGAAGCCGAAGGTGTCCAGGAGCCCTTCTTCTATCTCGCGAGCCAGTGGCACAAGACGCACAATGAAAAAGGGGAGCTACAAGAAGACACCTTGTGA
- the LOC119453601 gene encoding intraflagellar transport protein 27 homolog isoform X1 yields the protein MTNILRVKCAVIGDAAIGKTALIQVFLHDRSYFPKNYSMTTGVTLSVGKVNIPDTKDAVELYLYDCSGKEVYLDFVQELWADAPLAIIMFDTCSEPSFQHVSTWASRLSKNSTCGPKIGVLVGMKADLKERRRVSPKEGQDMAERIGFHYLESSAKEAEGVQEPFFYLASQWHKTHNEKGELQEDTL from the exons ATGACCAACATTCTGCGCGTGAAATGCGCCGTTATTG GAGACGCTGCTATCGGCAAGACGGCCCTTATCCAAGTCTTTCTACACGACCGCAGCTATTTTCCAAAGAACTATTCAATG ACAACCGGAGTGACGCTTTCGGTCGGCAAAGTCAACATACCGGATACCAAGGACGCCGTC GAGCTCTACCTGTACGACTGCTCTGGGAAAGAAGTCTACTTGGATTTTGTCCAGGAGTTG TGGGCAGATGCACCTCTGGCCATAATAATGTTCGACACGTGTAGCGAGCCTTCGTTCCAGCACGTCTCAACCTGGGCCTCGAGGCTCTCAAAAAACAGCACCTGCGGTCCTAAAATTG GTGTTTTGGTGGGAATGAAAGCAGACCTCAAGGAACGTCGCAGGGTTTCTCCCAAGGAAGGTCAGGACATGGCTGAGCGGATCGGTTTCCACTACCTGGAGTCGTctgcg AAGGAAGCCGAAGGTGTCCAGGAGCCCTTCTTCTATCTCGCGAGCCAGTGGCACAAGACGCACAATGAAAAAGGGGAGCTACAAGAAGACACCTTGTGA